The following proteins come from a genomic window of Oscillatoria sp. FACHB-1407:
- a CDS encoding response regulator — protein MEPLKITQLVNRFQLNKDSYFTGRMDLRSPHETWSLFFRLGRLVWATGGIHRFRRWYRLLRQCCPELPQNNIQLANKEVSKVWEYLVLIILLKRQRIKREQAIALIEQTITEVLFDIIQTTTEGTLTCRFTTQQTLEEAIVLVHSEQILNHTLHLWQRWVDADLATYSPNLAPVLQQPDRLRGQLSEQVLTKLETTLDGQSTLRDIAATTKQNLLLLTGSIINYVHKNWIELQPIADLVDLKSAPVRPISTLPPPAANASLIACVDDNLNVCRTMERILTLAGYRFIAVQDPLKTLPTLLEHKPDLIFLDLVMPIASGYEICAQIRRVSAFKNTPVVILTGNDGIVDRVRAKLVGASDFLAKPVDGKRVVHAVRRHLLATTVVSQDVVPS, from the coding sequence GTGGAACCCTTAAAGATCACACAACTTGTAAATCGTTTTCAACTGAATAAAGATTCCTATTTCACAGGCAGAATGGATCTGCGATCGCCCCATGAAACCTGGAGCCTGTTTTTTCGATTGGGTCGCTTAGTCTGGGCAACTGGAGGGATACATCGGTTTAGACGCTGGTATCGTCTGTTGAGGCAGTGTTGTCCAGAATTGCCCCAAAACAACATTCAACTTGCCAATAAAGAGGTTTCCAAAGTTTGGGAATATCTGGTACTGATTATTCTATTGAAACGCCAGCGGATTAAGCGAGAACAGGCGATCGCTCTGATTGAGCAGACTATTACCGAGGTTCTATTTGACATTATTCAAACGACAACCGAGGGGACGTTGACCTGTCGTTTTACAACTCAACAAACGCTGGAAGAAGCGATCGTCTTAGTTCATTCAGAGCAGATTTTGAATCATACGCTACATCTGTGGCAACGTTGGGTTGATGCTGATTTGGCGACCTACTCGCCGAATCTCGCACCTGTCTTGCAGCAACCTGATAGACTCCGGGGACAACTCTCTGAGCAGGTTTTAACCAAGCTAGAGACAACTCTGGATGGTCAATCAACCCTGCGTGACATCGCCGCGACTACCAAACAAAACTTGTTACTGTTAACTGGGTCAATCATTAACTACGTTCATAAGAACTGGATTGAGTTGCAACCAATCGCTGATCTGGTTGACCTGAAATCCGCTCCTGTAAGACCCATTTCAACATTACCGCCTCCTGCTGCCAATGCATCGCTCATTGCCTGTGTTGACGATAACCTCAACGTCTGCCGCACTATGGAACGCATTCTCACATTAGCAGGCTACCGCTTCATTGCTGTGCAAGATCCCTTAAAGACATTGCCCACACTGCTTGAGCATAAACCTGATCTAATTTTTCTAGATCTCGTCATGCCGATTGCGAGTGGCTATGAGATTTGTGCTCAGATCCGTCGAGTGTCTGCGTTCAAAAATACCCCTGTGGTGATTTTGACTGGAAACGACGGCATTGTGGATCGGGTGCGTGCTAAGTTGGTGGGTGCATCTGACTTTTTAGCAAAACCTGTAGATGGAAAACGAGTTGTCCATGCAGTACGGCGACACTTGTTGGCTACTACTGTGGTGAGTCAGGATGTAGTGCCATCTTAA
- a CDS encoding PadR family transcriptional regulator: MSLAHIILGLLQQEERTGYDLKTTCFDGCIAHLWQADQAQIYRTLDKLEEQGWIHCTVEIQHDRPNRKVYTVTEAGKAELIRWLQSPQTLPIVRDPLLVQIHFAALLPDEAVIHLLQCQLAGRRQKLAECEAMRSGVSNEVVAQTVDRERSTSREYQMQQLAIDLAIRREQTYLDWLQSAIAQLQQLQNDGLEEDVQREN, encoded by the coding sequence ATGTCACTAGCGCACATTATTCTAGGTCTGCTGCAACAGGAAGAGAGAACTGGGTACGACCTCAAGACGACTTGTTTTGATGGGTGTATCGCGCACCTATGGCAGGCGGATCAGGCACAGATTTATAGAACGCTAGATAAGTTAGAGGAGCAGGGATGGATTCACTGCACTGTTGAGATTCAGCACGATCGCCCTAACCGCAAAGTTTACACAGTGACGGAGGCAGGCAAAGCAGAGTTGATTCGCTGGTTGCAATCGCCCCAAACCCTACCCATTGTGCGAGATCCGCTACTGGTTCAAATTCACTTTGCTGCCCTATTGCCGGATGAAGCGGTGATTCACTTGCTGCAATGTCAGTTAGCAGGTCGTCGTCAAAAATTAGCCGAATGTGAAGCAATGCGAAGTGGTGTCTCCAATGAAGTCGTTGCTCAGACGGTCGATCGCGAACGATCAACATCGCGTGAATACCAGATGCAACAATTGGCGATCGATTTAGCCATACGGCGTGAACAAACGTATTTGGATTGGTTACAGAGTGCGATCGCGCAATTACAACAATTACAAAATGATGGTTTAGAGGAAGATGTTCAACGTGAAAACTAG
- a CDS encoding alternative oxidase produces MRATTLKQRCSPVTRTDFMIRLLVGILVFVINVVYRDRPYPRFYVLETVARVPYFSYLSVLHLYETLGWWRRVDWLKVHFAESWNELHHLLIMEELGGDKNWIDRLLARSVALLYYWIIVALYVVSPRSAYHFMELVEGHAFRSYNKFLKENEAELKAQPAPAIAVQYYRDGDLYMFDEFQSARVPAERRPKVDNLYDVFVAIRDDEQEHVKTMVACQRADADLALSPHTTVTETVFPALTVETSDEKTLVS; encoded by the coding sequence TTGAGAGCAACCACACTCAAACAACGCTGCTCTCCAGTCACAAGGACAGATTTTATGATTCGATTATTAGTTGGCATTCTGGTGTTTGTGATCAACGTGGTCTACCGCGATCGCCCCTATCCCCGCTTCTATGTGCTTGAGACTGTAGCACGGGTTCCCTATTTCTCCTATCTCTCAGTTCTGCACCTCTATGAAACCTTGGGATGGTGGCGCAGAGTCGATTGGCTGAAGGTTCACTTCGCTGAGTCCTGGAACGAGCTACACCACTTGCTCATTATGGAGGAGTTGGGTGGCGACAAAAACTGGATCGATCGCCTACTCGCTCGCAGTGTCGCACTGTTGTATTACTGGATTATTGTTGCCCTGTATGTTGTCAGTCCTCGCTCGGCTTATCACTTTATGGAGTTGGTTGAAGGGCACGCATTCCGCAGCTATAACAAGTTCCTCAAAGAGAATGAAGCGGAGTTAAAAGCACAACCTGCTCCGGCGATCGCTGTGCAATATTATCGGGATGGCGACCTCTACATGTTTGACGAGTTTCAATCGGCTAGAGTCCCGGCTGAGCGTCGTCCCAAAGTTGACAACCTCTATGATGTGTTTGTTGCTATCCGAGATGATGAGCAAGAACACGTAAAAACGATGGTAGCTTGTCAGCGTGCTGATGCTGACTTGGCTTTAAGCCCACACACAACGGTTACAGAAACTGTATTCCCTGCATTAACAGTTGAGACGTCTGATGAAAAAACCCTCGTTTCTTAA
- a CDS encoding sensor histidine kinase, with protein sequence MVFSRFRAAISHILRGEQEPATGRSTGRSPSDKASQTSVCPRSWKIHQKIGYGYLLSIGIGFLGSITGMLIADYYQGQSIEQLWDAQQQSQLLREFERTANAFQLHTLRLANSVDQPTALKEYARLQTAAARIQVLEQQIEMYLASDPDWLATQSHVLSNLIASYSDQIAGNTKRIEAQIGVSPTGQPNLLALQNPLLKSIETGSGGRIDQLNRQLVEIVSLAEIQTHQAGEAMEYAQGFEKLIITLSMMGFAAIAGIWAWRTTRAIAQPIEQVTQLAEQVATESNFELRVPITTQDEIGLLAQSINQLIERVAERTQSLQQAVQHAEQQTQILQRTLAELQKTQTHLVQSEKMSSLGQMIAGIAHEINNPVSFIHGNLKYAKQYVADLLRLVELYHASTLNPSSEIQQHRSTIDFEFIQADLPKLLLSLEMGTERIRSIVLSLRIFSRLNEAALKAVNLQDGIESTLVILGNRLRAAPHRPEITVVKQYGNLPLVECYAGQLNQVFMNILSNAIDAIEDRIKSNSSALLETPTEEPSPQSSSQENWQPSILIRTTVIDADWVSIEIGDNGLGIPEAVRHKIFDPFFTTKPVGKGTGLGMSISYAIVVEKHCGQLSFESQSGSGTTFKLQLPVHLSKQMSRKKSSG encoded by the coding sequence ATGGTGTTCTCGCGGTTTAGGGCGGCAATATCTCACATTTTGCGGGGAGAGCAAGAACCTGCAACAGGACGATCAACGGGGCGATCGCCCTCAGACAAAGCTTCTCAAACTTCTGTCTGTCCACGTTCCTGGAAAATCCATCAAAAGATTGGGTACGGTTATCTGCTGTCAATTGGCATTGGCTTTCTGGGTTCCATCACCGGAATGTTGATTGCCGATTACTATCAGGGACAGAGTATTGAGCAATTATGGGATGCTCAACAACAATCTCAGCTATTGCGCGAATTTGAGAGAACCGCTAACGCATTTCAACTCCACACACTGCGGTTAGCCAATTCGGTTGATCAACCGACCGCATTAAAGGAATATGCAAGGCTACAAACAGCCGCCGCCAGAATTCAAGTTTTAGAACAACAAATTGAGATGTATTTAGCTAGCGACCCAGACTGGCTAGCCACTCAGTCTCATGTGCTCAGTAACTTGATTGCAAGCTATAGTGACCAGATTGCAGGAAATACAAAACGAATCGAGGCACAAATAGGCGTTTCCCCAACAGGTCAACCAAACCTGCTGGCTTTACAAAATCCCCTGCTGAAATCCATTGAGACAGGTTCAGGGGGCAGAATAGATCAACTCAATCGACAACTCGTTGAGATTGTCAGCCTTGCCGAGATCCAGACCCACCAAGCTGGTGAGGCGATGGAATATGCCCAGGGCTTTGAGAAACTGATCATTACTCTGAGTATGATGGGTTTTGCTGCGATCGCTGGTATTTGGGCATGGCGAACCACACGGGCGATCGCCCAACCGATTGAGCAAGTGACCCAACTGGCAGAGCAAGTGGCTACAGAGTCCAACTTTGAATTACGAGTTCCCATCACGACTCAGGATGAAATTGGCTTACTGGCTCAATCAATCAACCAGTTGATTGAACGAGTGGCTGAACGAACCCAATCGCTGCAACAAGCCGTGCAACACGCGGAACAACAGACCCAAATATTACAAAGGACTCTGGCAGAATTGCAAAAAACCCAAACTCATCTGGTGCAGTCTGAAAAGATGTCATCGTTAGGTCAGATGATTGCTGGAATTGCCCACGAGATCAACAACCCTGTGAGTTTTATTCATGGCAATCTCAAATACGCCAAACAATATGTGGCAGACTTACTGCGATTAGTAGAGCTTTATCACGCTTCAACCCTCAATCCTTCATCCGAGATTCAACAGCATCGCAGTACGATCGACTTTGAGTTTATTCAAGCTGACCTGCCAAAGCTACTGTTGTCTTTAGAGATGGGGACAGAGCGAATTCGCAGTATTGTCCTATCCCTGCGCATTTTTTCTCGTTTAAATGAAGCAGCCCTCAAAGCGGTCAACCTCCAGGATGGCATTGAAAGTACACTCGTTATTTTGGGTAATCGGTTGCGAGCGGCTCCCCATCGTCCAGAGATTACCGTGGTCAAACAGTATGGCAATTTGCCTCTGGTGGAATGCTATGCGGGACAACTCAATCAAGTATTTATGAACATTTTGTCGAATGCGATCGATGCGATCGAAGACAGAATTAAAAGTAACTCGTCTGCATTGCTTGAAACTCCAACGGAAGAGCCCTCTCCTCAGTCCTCTAGCCAGGAAAATTGGCAACCCAGTATTTTGATTCGTACAACGGTGATCGACGCCGATTGGGTGAGTATTGAAATAGGAGACAACGGTTTAGGAATTCCAGAAGCCGTTCGGCACAAGATCTTTGATCCTTTCTTTACGACAAAGCCCGTTGGAAAGGGAACTGGCTTAGGAATGTCTATCAGTTATGCGATCGTTGTTGAGAAACACTGTGGTCAGTTGAGTTTTGAGTCTCAATCTGGTAGCGGAACAACGTTCAAGTTGCAATTACCAGTTCATCTGTCTAAACAAATGTCACGCAAAAAAAGTTCGGGATAA
- a CDS encoding GNAT family N-acetyltransferase, with amino-acid sequence MALSPTFRPATLDDCDTIAQLFQIASDGVCDYIWSTLREEYPGLTPLEIGAQRYANPDNPFGYKNCVLAEQDGAIAGMMVTFATDPAEEASQPDQPESLAESDRPTEEPAAPDILAPYSLEAPNTWYICALALFPAFRGQGTGTQFLKLAHQQAVNRGFSSLSLLCFEQNVGALRLYLSHGFQVIDRTPVVPHPLIHYTGDLLLMTAAVKP; translated from the coding sequence ATGGCTCTCAGTCCAACCTTTCGACCCGCAACCCTTGATGATTGCGACACCATCGCTCAACTCTTTCAAATTGCCTCCGATGGAGTGTGTGACTACATTTGGAGCACTCTAAGAGAAGAGTACCCCGGTTTGACTCCGTTAGAAATTGGCGCACAACGCTATGCCAACCCCGACAACCCCTTTGGCTATAAAAACTGTGTGCTTGCAGAACAAGATGGCGCGATCGCTGGCATGATGGTGACGTTTGCGACTGATCCGGCAGAAGAAGCCAGCCAACCTGATCAGCCAGAATCTTTGGCTGAGAGCGATCGCCCCACTGAGGAACCTGCTGCCCCTGATATTCTGGCTCCCTATAGCCTGGAAGCCCCCAACACCTGGTATATCTGCGCTCTCGCACTGTTTCCGGCGTTTCGCGGACAGGGCACCGGCACGCAGTTTCTCAAACTGGCACACCAACAAGCTGTCAATCGAGGCTTTTCAAGCCTCAGCCTGCTCTGCTTTGAGCAAAACGTAGGAGCATTGAGGCTCTATCTGAGTCATGGTTTTCAGGTCATCGATCGCACTCCTGTTGTCCCTCATCCTTTGATTCACTACACAGGTGATTTGTTGTTGATGACTGCTGCTGTTAAACCTTAG
- a CDS encoding serine/threonine protein kinase, which yields MLQPDHILRDRYQLKHKLGQGAGRQTWLAHDLAEEPAEPVVIKLMTFGEEVRWDDLRLFEREAQILRHLNHPHIPKYRDFFSIDDRLLRFGLVQNYIPGTSLKDMLAQGKHFSEQQVRQIATNLLHILSYLHELSPPVLHRDIKPSNLILGEDKFIYLVDFGAVQDKAAIEGETFTVVGTYGYAPMEQFGGRAVPASDLYALGATLIHLLTGVSPAELPQQDLQIQFTDHVSLDPDFVDWIQILTQPDVTKRFQTARQALEALRSPQQDDPTPLPQRRYTPIKRFDVAESVLERSPQRKEGFASSKTVVSLTSPSFTQIQIHHAPDRLLIQTPGANRWSLLLLIPIGIILLIILRAVLPVITITVSGAGLFSLFLLLFALSIFWEFLPTFIDFQQDRFIIYKRPFNFTIQTTNQPIADIQDVFHTLKTFRSGKRTYEKRVVVVQTSYNETYFAKGFSWDECNWLVEVIQQWLGFSR from the coding sequence ATGTTGCAACCTGACCACATCCTCCGCGATCGCTATCAACTGAAACACAAATTAGGACAAGGTGCCGGACGACAAACCTGGTTAGCCCATGACCTGGCAGAAGAACCCGCAGAGCCAGTGGTTATCAAACTCATGACCTTTGGCGAAGAAGTGCGGTGGGATGACTTGAGGCTCTTTGAACGCGAAGCACAAATCTTGCGGCACCTGAACCATCCCCACATTCCCAAATACCGAGACTTTTTCTCGATTGACGATCGCTTATTGCGGTTTGGCTTAGTGCAAAACTACATTCCCGGTACTTCGTTAAAGGACATGCTTGCTCAAGGGAAGCACTTTAGCGAACAGCAGGTACGCCAGATTGCAACTAACCTGCTCCACATTTTGAGCTATCTACACGAACTCAGTCCTCCCGTTTTGCATCGTGATATTAAGCCCAGTAACTTGATCTTAGGAGAAGATAAGTTCATTTATCTGGTGGATTTTGGAGCCGTTCAAGATAAGGCAGCGATCGAAGGAGAAACGTTTACTGTCGTTGGCACCTACGGCTACGCGCCGATGGAGCAGTTTGGCGGACGAGCAGTCCCCGCTTCTGACCTGTATGCTCTAGGGGCAACGCTAATTCACCTGTTAACAGGGGTTTCCCCAGCAGAACTGCCTCAACAGGATCTTCAGATTCAATTTACTGACCACGTTAGTCTTGATCCTGATTTTGTGGACTGGATTCAAATCCTCACACAACCCGATGTCACCAAACGGTTTCAAACCGCACGGCAAGCCCTGGAGGCGTTGCGATCGCCCCAACAAGATGACCCCACCCCCTTACCTCAGCGACGATATACCCCAATCAAACGGTTTGACGTTGCCGAATCTGTTCTTGAGCGATCGCCCCAACGGAAGGAAGGATTCGCATCGTCTAAAACAGTGGTGTCACTGACCAGCCCATCTTTCACCCAAATCCAGATACATCACGCTCCTGATAGGTTGCTCATTCAAACTCCGGGAGCCAATCGATGGAGTTTACTGTTACTCATTCCAATTGGAATCATTCTCTTGATCATTCTTCGAGCCGTTCTTCCTGTCATCACGATTACTGTATCCGGTGCAGGGTTATTTAGCCTATTTCTACTTCTGTTCGCATTGAGTATTTTTTGGGAATTTCTGCCCACGTTTATCGATTTTCAACAGGATCGATTCATCATCTACAAACGTCCTTTCAACTTCACAATACAAACCACCAATCAGCCGATCGCTGATATTCAGGACGTATTTCACACCCTAAAAACCTTTCGCAGTGGTAAACGAACCTACGAGAAACGAGTTGTCGTTGTGCAAACCAGTTACAACGAAACCTATTTTGCCAAGGGGTTCAGTTGGGATGAATGCAACTGGTTGGTGGAGGTGATTCAGCAGTGGTTAGGGTTTTCTCGTTAG
- a CDS encoding MFS transporter — MPFDRDRPSFPTSCSYRLWLFCICAGMFLFFTQVTMLFPVLPLYVAQRWGEASPVGLVIGAMAMGLLFFRPGIGLLIDRWGRKPVLWMGLLIMIGILPLYIWSPNPVWLMGVRVFHGISQAAVATASQTMLADLVPPERRTAMMGYLAMSNTIGFSLGPLLGSVMFNRTGFTGAVLIMLVITLIGVGVSLPLPWLQSGRSSLTSDPTGDPDRGFPWKHILAFPVRDATFLFFIGSFLHGGVVTFLPLFIDHSALFYSLNALVAVLVRFGLGRWERVLPQRWLVSGALLCEGTALVGLSGFPEYLPIWSVIYGVGFGALFPVLSAIVSLSAPAEIRGRVYSFFLAGFDAGMMLGGAGVQPLIHTLPLRSLFVVLGGLGSSVSLVAFRQFARPAPGVEAK, encoded by the coding sequence ATGCCTTTTGATCGCGATCGCCCGTCTTTCCCAACCTCATGTTCCTATCGGCTCTGGTTATTTTGCATCTGCGCTGGGATGTTTCTCTTCTTTACCCAGGTGACCATGCTGTTTCCAGTACTGCCGCTGTATGTTGCTCAACGGTGGGGGGAGGCATCTCCCGTGGGGTTGGTGATTGGGGCGATGGCAATGGGGCTGTTGTTTTTTCGCCCCGGAATTGGGCTATTAATCGATCGGTGGGGGCGTAAGCCCGTGCTGTGGATGGGCTTGCTCATTATGATTGGCATTTTGCCACTGTATATCTGGTCGCCCAACCCAGTTTGGTTGATGGGAGTGCGCGTATTTCACGGCATCAGTCAGGCAGCAGTCGCTACCGCATCTCAGACGATGTTAGCGGATTTGGTTCCCCCCGAACGTCGCACGGCGATGATGGGCTATTTAGCCATGTCGAACACGATTGGATTCTCCCTGGGGCCGTTGTTGGGGTCAGTGATGTTCAATAGAACAGGTTTTACTGGGGCCGTGTTGATTATGCTGGTGATTACCCTGATAGGGGTTGGGGTTAGCTTACCGTTACCCTGGTTACAGTCGGGGAGGTCGTCCCTTACGTCTGACCCCACAGGTGACCCTGATCGGGGCTTTCCCTGGAAACATATCCTGGCCTTCCCAGTACGGGATGCAACTTTTCTCTTTTTTATCGGATCTTTTTTGCACGGTGGTGTCGTTACGTTTCTGCCGCTATTCATCGACCACTCGGCGTTGTTCTATAGCCTTAACGCACTCGTTGCAGTGTTAGTGCGATTTGGCTTAGGACGGTGGGAACGGGTTTTGCCGCAACGTTGGTTAGTCAGTGGTGCTCTGTTATGTGAAGGAACGGCATTAGTAGGGTTATCCGGTTTTCCAGAGTATTTGCCCATCTGGTCAGTCATCTACGGTGTAGGCTTTGGAGCATTGTTCCCTGTGTTATCGGCGATCGTCTCATTGTCAGCCCCTGCTGAGATTCGGGGTCGAGTGTATAGCTTTTTTCTGGCAGGGTTTGATGCAGGCATGATGTTAGGAGGGGCAGGGGTACAACCCTTGATCCATACACTGCCACTGCGATCGCTTTTTGTGGTGTTAGGGGGGTTAGGCAGCAGCGTCAGTTTAGTCGCGTTTCGACAGTTTGCCAGACCGGCTCCGGGAGTTGAGGCTAAATAA